GCTAGTAAGAAGTAAAATCGATCAATGAAAACGCCAAATCAATTAATACCGCTTATTCACGCGAATCTCATTGACGAGGTGGTTGGGCAATTACAAAGCGGCAAAGAAGCTGCAGTATATGTCGTCCTTGCAAATGGCGCATACTGCTGCGCGAAAGTTTACAAAGAAGCCAACAACCGAACCTTTAAACAAAAGACCCAATACACCGAAGGCCGTAGAGTAAGAGGTAGCCGACAGGCTCGCGCTATGGAAAAAAATAGCCGCTATGGTCGCGAGGAACGCGAAAGTGAGTGGCAAAATAAAGAAGTGGAAGCGCTGGGCGCGCTTTCAAACGCCGGGGTATTGGTGCCAAAAGTCTACGCCTATTATGAGGGCGTATTACTACTGGAAATGATCCTCGATGACGAGGGCGACCCAGCTCCCCGACTGAATGATGTGGTGACCACGCGTGATCAGGCGTTAGAATATCACCAAACTCTCATGAGACAGATCGTGATGATGTTGTGCGCGGGATTAGTCCATGGCGATTTATCAGAATTTAACGTATTAAAGTCGTCCAAGGGCCTAGTAATTATTGATTTCCCTCAAGTGGTGCAGGCCACAGCAAACAACGCGTTTGCTATCCTCCAGCGCGACATTAAGCAAGTGACTCATTACTGTGGGCGCTTCGCTCCGGAAGTCTTAAAGACAGACTATGCGAGAGAAATATGGCAGCTTTATCAGAATGGCAAGCTGCGACCAGACTCACCCATCACTGGCAAATTCGCGCAAAGTTCAAAGCCAATTAACATCGGCGCAATTTTGGACGAGATTGACGACGCTCGGGAAGACGCGTTGAAAAATCATCGATCCAAACAATCATAAGAGAAGGATAAACAAAGTGATCAGAAAAGCCGCGTATGAATTGTTTGGTTTGATATTCCTAGTGATCTCTGGCAATGCCAGCGCCAGACCGTGCTCCTCTGTCCACGACGGAAGCTGCTGGTCCACGACCAATTACGGTAGTAAGCCCGTCGATATCTACTGCAGGACAGAGTCGTGGACCCTGATATCACTCACCGCATTACCGCCGGGAGCCCAGGACACAACGCAGTTTGACACGGGGTACGGCGATGGTCTCGGGTTCCCAGAGCCGGGCATCGCGATCAGCTGTGCGGCACGTTTGAGTAACGGCCAGAGGGCTCAGTTGGCTTTTCGCTCACACGGCTGGGGCGACCGAGTCGCAATCCGCGTAGAAAGAGATCAGTTAATTGTCACATCTACAGAGCATTGGCACCGGGTCCTACCCCACGTGGTAACAGCTGAATTTTCAGGGCATTGATCGCCGCCACTCATAGAGAGCGATGGCGGTTGCAATTGTGGCATTCAGCGACTCAACACCAGGCTGCATGGAAATTGAAATCCGCTGACCCAGGGCCAAGTGACCAGGTACTCCTGGTCCCTCAACACCCGGTAAGAGAGCAAAGCGCTCGGGGAATGACATCTTTTCGAGAGGCATCCCACCTGCGTCTAGCACGAAAAGTGGCGCTCCAGTGACGTTTAATTCCCGAATCGAAGGTCCTCTTTCAAAGGTGGCTTTGAGCAAGCCGGTGCCGGCCGCCCGCATGGATTTGGGGTGAAAGGGATGAGCTGCCTCCTTGAGCAAAACAAAGCGCCTCACCCCAAAAGCAACTCCGGATCTGACGATTGCGCCTAGATTGTCTGGATTTTGCAGGGCCAAAAATAGGCTACATCCAGGCGGCCATTGAGAGTTATCAGACCAAAGCGGCATCTCAGGCACACCAACGACCAAAAGCGGTGAATGGGTGCCAAATTGGTTCAAAGCCTCAAAAAGCTTGGGCGCCAGACAAATCCACGCAACGTCGAGGGGCGGAGCCTCCCACCCCTCCGGTGTGATCCAGGCTCTAACCGCCGCGGGATGGTGCGCTGCAACCTCTGGTATAATTTTATCACCCGCGATCAAGGCCTGGCCTTGGTCTTGAATGCCTCGGGAACTAAGCAACTTCAACAAGCTCTTGAAGGTGTCGTTCTGCTCGCTTGCGATGACTTTTGGCTTCCAGGCGCGGCCACGAGCCATGCTACGCTCCTAAGTTGGCAATAACATATAGATCGGAAATATTGCAGATATTTACGGGTATTTCAATCCGGAATTATGAATCCACAGTAGCGTGTGTTAGAGATACAGCCGCTGATGACCCCAAGCGCAAGTCACGTAAAACCTAGGCGTAAACGACATGCCCAAGCACAATCCATCGAAGCCGCAAGTGGACCTAAAAGATGACGCGCACAGTGGACATATTGCACTGAGCGCTTACGCGCGCATTTTGGAACTCATGAGTGTGGGAGGCCATACTACGAGAGGCCTCACCCCATCGGACATCAATGAACCATTTATTCGTGAGGCGAAAGGACTAAAGAATCTATTACTGACCATGTCATCAGTGGCACCGGCTATTCCAGATACCAGTGACGAGGAATGGAATCCTCTGTCGCAAAGGCCACATGCCTTGCTACCAGCCGCCTACTTAGATGAGCTAGGCTCCGCAATCACCGCCCTGAAGACGGCGGTGGATGAGTTCACCATTCTGTCGCACGAGCTTATGCACGTGGCATTATGGGAGCCCTTCTTTGCCGGGTATTGGCGTCCACGGAGCAAAAGCGACTTTCGCACGTTTTCATTGATGGCGGAGGGTTTTTGCTACTTTTTCAGTGACATCGTCATCGGTGGCGCTGTCCGCGTCCGATTACCAGACGGTGAGTTTGCGCTTGAAAGGCAGACGGCAAGTAATGCCCGTTTTCATCCGGTACGCGCCTTCAAAGCTGCCGCGATTACAAGTCATCGAGACATTTTGGACATCTACTTGGACGGATTCAACGGCAAGCAGACGGCTCTGTGGCAGCCCCGTGGTAAGAATGACTTCGCAGCATCACTAGCTGCTCAGGCTTATGATTTTTACAAAGGAACCTTAGGCTATTTGAGTGCCATGCATGGCGCGTTGAGTGCTTTTGGATATGTGTCAGAATTCTTTAGACGCTACTGCTCCATAGAGGGACTACCATCGTTTCTGAACCAGAACCAGGCACCACAGTCACCAAACACGGCATTAAAAAGATATTTCACTGACTTTTTTGAATCTGGTCTGGATCAGTTGGACGGACTGACGCCACAACAAATAACGCGGATTAGAGAGCGACGGGCGCTTCAAATGCGAGCCTACTACGCACTGCAAGTGCGATGGTTGCTCACCGAAAATCACGTTACAACCACTCAACCTCTCGTTACTTTGAAATGCGAGCCTCTGGCTCAAGAGATTAGTCGCTACTTAGACGGCCTGGAAGAAGCGCTGCACGAATTAGCCCGACAACCACATGCCAGCCAGGTTCACCGGCTCGCGGCGCTTGATGCGCGTTACTCAGCTAAAGTGCGCGCAATCTTTGTCCGCATGGATGCCTGGGCGGGGTTGCGCTGGTTAATCGCGCCGAAGCGAGCAGACGGTTGTATTAATATCCGTCGTTCAAAGAGTACAAGTGATCAAGCCGCTAAGCGATATGTTTGCAACACAGCCACTTTCTTAGTGGAGGAATTGACGGCTAGGCTGACACTAAGCAGCAACACCAAAAATAGGGTTAAAATCCTCCAGCTGATCAAAACAGTCTCTGAACTCGGTAGCACCGCTGTTCACGGACCTAGCGCCAAGATACTCAGTGCGGAAAAAGCCCTGCAGCGAGAACTTGGAAAAAAGGACATCCTTGAACTCTGGTCCCTACCCTTAGCTAGCTTCGATCCGGTGCGTAACAAATTCCGTGAACTATTGTTTTCCTACCAGTGAGCCATTGCTATTGACTACGCACTGTAACTGCTGTGCTATAATTGATCACAAAAAATGGAGTCCACCTTGCCCCGCTGTTATGCCATTGATTTCGGTACTTCCAATTCCCTTTTGGCCGCCGCTGACGGTGACAAAGTCATTCCACCGATAAGCCTGGATCCTGCTGCAAACGACCCCACAGTTCTTAAAAGCGTACTGTATACACCGACGGCTGGTCAGTGGTACTTCGGTGCTGAAGCGGTCAATCAGTACGGCATCCACCAAGCCGAAGGACGCTTATTTCGTTCTTTGAAAAAATACCTACCTGACCCAGGCTTTTCGGGCACGCATGTGCACAGCCGCTATTACAACCTACCAGAACTCATCTCCGTGTTTCTTCGTGAGCTGCGCGAACGTGCTAATGCCTTTTTTGAACAGGATGTCACCTCCGTCATCTTAGGGCGACCAGCAGTCTTTGCCAGCGAAGGGGACAAAGATCAACTTGCCGAAAAACGCCTAACCACGGCAGCACAGTTGGCAGGTTTTAAGGAGGTTTTCTACTGTCCTGAGCCGGTTGCGGCCGCGTACGAATTCCGCCATCAACTAGACCGCAAACGGCTAGTGCTGATAGCCGACTTTGGCGGAGGTACATCCGATTTCACCGTCCTCCACATGGATCGCCATCGCTTTAAAGATAGTGACATTTTAGCGACGCACGGCATTTCAATCGCTGGAGACCGATTTGATGGCGCGATCATGAAGCACATGATTGCCCCACACTTCGGATCTGAGGTCGTTTACCGGATGCCCATGGGTAGCAATGATTTGCACCTGCCACGGCAACTAATCAACAAAATGTGCTCGGCAGCGGACATCTCATTTCTGTCGCGCGGGGATATTCTAAACTTACTCAAAGAGGCGCAGAAGTGGTCCATTACGCCCGTAAATGCGCAGCGCATGGACCGCTTGTTCGTTCTGATTGAGGAGCACCTTGGGTACAAACTCTTCCGCTCAATCGAACAATCAAAGATCGATCTCTCCGGAAATGACTCCGCTGTATTTAATTTTGATTATCCGGGGATTGGTCTTGAAGAAGAACTGGAAGGAAGTCATTTTAGATCAGTTAGCTCAGACATCGTGGGACAAATCATTACCGCTCTCGATGAGACCCTACACCTCGCCGGTGTTAAGGCGGCCGACATCGAAATAGTCTGTTGCACCGGTGGCACTGCCAAAATCCCCGAGCTACGTAGCGAATTAGAACGTCGCTTTGGCAGCCAAGCCCTCAGACAACATCGGCATTTTCATTCCGTTGTTGGAGGGCTGGCAGAGAGGGCGGTTGCATTAGGCATTTGAATCCAGGGGCGCCGGGCACCTTTCTACATTTTGCTCGGCAGCCAGGTCTTAAGGTACTTGGCTAAGCCGTCTTTGACCCCCGGCTCCAATGTCTGATCATCTTCATCAATGACTTTAGTGGCAAGCTGCTCGTCCGAGGCCTTTTCCTTACCTTTCGCTGCTAGCTTGCGGAAGACGTCAGGGGCACAGTACTTACCATCTGGTGATTTACGAGTCGCGATAGCTTTAGCGATGAAAGTACCCTGCAGTGATGAGGAGGTGGGAAAGGGACGAATTTCATCTTCCTTCACGCCCAGGCGGCAATGGCTGGTAAACAACTCGTCACGTGCAGCATTACTAGACCAACGATCGAATGGATAGTCTTGACTGTAGCGATCAGCGTTATCCGCTATGCTGTGGCCTCGCTCTGCGCGCACCTCGAAGCGGCGTTCCTCCGACTGATCGACACCCGTGGGATGAAAAAAGCTGATGGCATGCCGAAAGAATAGCCGCTGATCAGCTGCATCAGATGCAACCACCGGCGATGATGTTACAAACTCGCCTAGCAATGTGGCATTTGCCTCAGGGTTATAAGTCCAGGTATCGGATCCGTAGAGACGCATCACGACAATACCACCTTCGGTTTTGCCACTACCCTCAACACCCTCGACGCTTTTATTTAAACTGAGGAACGCCTGGCGGTAATCTGCTTTTGGTTTATCTAGTGTATGGAAATGCGCCTTTATCGCAGCGCTACCGGCCACCGTCCAAACAAATCGCGGGCCCCGAGGGTTGGCGACTTCGCGGCCATCTGGAGTAAACTCCGCTAGGTGATCAGCTTGAAGCTCCCGGGGGTCGAATTCATAGGGCAATTTAAGCTTTTTGGAGAAATAAATTGCTGTGTAAAGAAAACGCGAAAAGGCTCCTACGCCTGACTCGACATTATTTTCAAAGGACAGTCGGTTACTAAGTGGCTTCTCAAAGAAATTATTGTAAATCCGATCCTTTCCGACACTTTGACCACCCACGTCGTGCTGGGTAATCAGGACCTGGCTTTCATTGCGACCATCAAGAAAAAACTTTGCCGCTACAGCCGGAGTGAAGCGATCAGCCACGCTAGGGGGAACCGCGCTAGAAAAACGTCCAAGCACATGGTCGTTACCCTCAGCAAACTGTCCAGTATACAGCTTTTTGGCGGCGTCGGTCGGTACGTACTTCAATTTAGCAAACACCCCGTACCGATGCGTAAGCCTGATGTAGCTCTTCAAGATATCTGGCACCTTCTCGCTGGGGCGCACCTCGGAGCCACCATCGAAAGTTGACCACCCCGTAAAAATCCGCCAAAAACGCTCAGCCGAACCGTTACCGAAGACAAAAACAGCGGCACCAGCTGCAGCAGGAGTGACTCTATCGTCGTCCTGCTTAGTCGCCACTATGTGATCCCATAGGGTTGCCAGCTTATCGGCCGCCTTAGACGATTCCGCCCGATTGAGATCATTGATCCTAGCCCGAATCGCATCAAACGAAGCTACCTGGGCTTTCAGGTCGGAGCCAGCCTCCACGGCATTGGCGCGGACCTCAGCACCTTTGTTATTGGCTGAGCGGCAGCTGTTTCCAGCCATCAAGCTTAAACCTAGTGCTATTACCAGCTGGGACTGACTAAGACGCATGTCACATCCTTTTCTCGCGGGGTGTCATTTTGTCTGTGGGGCGCACTTTTGGGCAATGGATGTCGGCTATCATAGCATTGCCAGGGCCTAAACGACAAAATTTACAGTCGTCCAAACTTTTTGCTATGGTCTGGCGACCGATGCCGGCCGACAGCTACCAGTATATACCGCTACGGGCAGCTACTTTTTTGCTCAATTTGCGCTGCATAGTGGCATGTATCGCGGCAGTCTTGTGCTGAACCCATTCGTGATCGTCAAGGAGTTGGGTCGATGTTGGACCTAAATCTAGCGGCGGCAGGAATTCGATCGACCACTTAGCGGGTAGTGGCAGGATATTAACTGGCAATGGAACTACGAGATGGGCAACAAATCTAGTCAAATCGATATTACCAAGATTGAAGTTGGTCTCCTCGGCACCCACCACTAAGCATGGGATAATCGGAGCACCTGTAGCGATCGCTAAGCGCAAAAATCCTGTGTGAAAAGGCCGCATCTCGTAACGGTGCCAGCTAGACTTAAAGTTGCCGAGCTCACCCTCCGGGAACACAATCAGCAATTCATCATGCTCGAGTGTCTCCACGGCCCTGGCCATTTTGGCTTCAGTGAATCCAACCGCTCGCGCAACTACTCGAAGCGCCTGAAACATGTCGAAATACGCGCGGTGAGCAACCATCTTGTAAGGTCGCTTGGCATACTTACGTACTAGGTGCCCAATCATCATGGCATCAAAGCCTGCGAAACCAGAGTGATTAGCGATCAAGATGGCACGTCCCGACGACGGCAAGCGCTTAACACCATGAACCCGCAATCGAAAATAACGAGCTAACAACTCAGCTAATTGATAGCGCGACCATTCAATCGCTGGGTGATGCAGGATATCAATTAATTCCTCGTCACGCATCACTGTGTCTCGATTAAGATTTCATTGCGACGGAGAAACCAAGGCTTCCAAGGTGGGTTGTAACGAGCGTAGATGACGCGGTCCTGCAACTTGACGTTTTCTTTTGCCGCAAGAGATCTGAGACTCTCTGTCTTCTCCTCGACTAAAGTCGCGGAGTTTAAGCCGCTGAATCGCAATGCCGCATAGGTTGCCCCCGGTATCTGCCGTAGCTGCACCGCTGGGTCTAGTGGCTCGGGCAATGTTGCCATTGTGTACGATGAGGGCATCGTAAATGAAATAGTCCATTTGCCAGTACCCGAAGCAACCTGAGAGACGGGTGCCGTCATACTAATCTTTTCGGATGTTGAATGCCCTGCTGCCGCAGTTACCGGTGCAGTCATCTCCATAGACACCTTAGATTTGTTACCACCAAAAATATAGTTGGCGAGTCGTCGAAAACCGACACTTGAACTACTGTCGAATTCCCCATCAACAACCGTCTCAGCCACTATCGTTGGCTGATATCGTCGTAGCTCGAACGCGCCATAGTCGCGGACAACTTCATACTTGGGTTCTTCGATTTTGCTCATGACACACCCTTCTGCGGTAACCAATATCAATCCAGTAATCAGTAGCCTTATGAACCACATCCTGAGACCTCGTTGGCTATGCTGTGCCATCGGCTGATATCAACCGTCACCAGCTATCTATAGCTGCCACCAAGTCTAATCCAATCACGAGCCCTTGGCTATTTTGCTGAGCCTGCGTTCAGGAGTTTCTTAAAATTGATCTTCATGGTGTATTCAATGTCCGTGGATTTGCTTGCAATCCGTCGGCCCCGCAACCTTTGCTAGGCACGATTTCATGACGTTGTCGAAGCCGAAAATAAGTCCCTGTAAGAGTCTTTGCACCGTTTTCACGGTAAGTGCATTGTCGACTTGTTCTTCTGGCCGCGCTGATTCAACGACGCCGCTACAAGCTGCCTCGTTGCGCAGTAGATGACTCACAGCACCCGATGCTTGCTTAAGTAGCTCAGTGGGTGACTGCTCTTGGGACTGTAACTGCAATGCTGGCTCACGCCGCTCACTACCGATTAAAGCAAGTTTTTTATTTGTCTCCGCCTCTTCGTTATCGGCACCAACAACCACCGTCACTCGCTCAATCAGAGATACGCCAGTTATGATCGCCGTAGCTGTGGTGACCAAGGATTTTTGATAGACCAGATTGGCCTTAAGCTCGTCGTCGGACTTGGGCATACCTTCAATAAGATCCGAGACCTTTGCCAAGACATCGAGTGCGCCGCTGAGCGCCAAGGCCTTCACCTCCTCTGCTTTCGTCTCCACTTTTTGCTGCTCTGCACGTGCCTTTAGCTCTTTGTCTTCAGCAGTCATTTCAGTTTGTACCGGCAAGGCCTCCTGGGAGGCGGCCGCCGCTTGACGGAGGCTTCCCGAAGCACCGCCGAAATGCGACGCCTTACACGCAAGGCCAGTGAGGCTCAGAAGGACAAGGATCTTCGTGGAAGTGCCAAATAATTTGAGCATGAGTTCCTCTTTTCATCCATTCTCGAGTTGCGGTATTCAGAATCTATTTAAATTCTTTTCGGGCATATCGGCCCCAGACTTGAGGCATTCTTGTAGTATCCTGTTATAATTAGATAAACTCCGCATGATTTCGACGTGAGGATAGCGATGCCCGTAGTTACCGTGGTGGTCTCGACCAAAAACGAGGAGGCTAACTTACGCTCCTGCCTCGAAAGCATCAAAAACCAGAAGTTTCGGGACTTTGAGCTCGTTGTTGTCGATAACAACTCCCGCGACCGCACCAAAGAGATAGCTTTAGAGTTCACGCCTAACGTCTACAACGTTGGGCCAGAGCGCAGTGCCCAACGCAACTACGGGATCCGGTCAGGGTCGGGCTCCTTTGCCTTGTATCTGGATGCAGACATGACGCTAGCGCCCAACGTGCTAGAGACATGCGTCGCTATGATGGATAAGGACCCGAGCCTCGTCGGCCTTTACATACCTGAGAAGGTGATCGGCCACGGCTTTTGGATTAAGGTACGGCGATTCGAGCGCAGCTTTTATGACGGCACTGTGATAGATGCCGTGCGCTTCGTGCGACGCAAAGACTTCGATGCTATCGGTGGATTTGATGAATCTTTGACAGGTACCGAAGACTGGGACATCGACATCCGCATGCGCAATCATGGTCCGGTGGCGGTGGCACCATGTGAACTTTACCATAATGAAGGGCATTTCGACCTGCCCGGATATTTGAAAAAGAAATCTTACTATGCCAAGTCATTTGACGCTTACGTCAATAAATGGGGGCGCGATCACAGCACTATCCGCAAACAATTAGGATTTAATTACCGCTACCTCGTAGTTTATGCTGAAAACGGCAAGATTTGGCAACTATTGGCACATCCAGTACTTACAGCCGCCATGTATCTGCTGCGATTTTGTATCGGTGTACTTTACGTCACGCGCCGCCATAGCAAGGAAATCACTAATGGGATCGGCTAAGATCGAAATCCCCCATAGTCAGAAGCTGTATTGCGCACGGCATCTTAAACTGAGGATCCCAATAACAGCATGTCCCTAATAAAAGGCCTAACAGGACTGACTAAAGAGCAGAGGTGGGGACTCATAGTCGCCTGTTTAGGGTGGATGTTCGACACCTTTGACCAGAGGCTATTTATCCTCGCGCGAACTCCAGCGATGGCATCACTACTCGCGCCAACGGCAGGACCTCTAGCGGTGGCGCAAGCCGGGACTAGTATGACAGCATTGTTTATTGCCGGTTGGGCCACGGGCGGCGTCATATGCGGCATCTACGGCGATAAACTTGGCCGTGTTCGCACGATGGGTTTAACAATCGCAGTGTACTCCTTGTTTACGGGGCTGTCCGGAGTAGCAACCAGTGTCTGGGACTTTGGCTTATATAGATTTCTCACCGGGCTAGGTGTGGGCGGTGAATTTGCCGCCGGCGCCGCACTTATTGCTGAAATACTGCCAGCAGCAAAGCGACCCTATGCTCTAGGATTAATGCAAGGTACGGCTATGGTCGGCACGCTGCTTGGAACGATAGCTTCATTAATCTTCGAGGCATCGACGCGCTACGGAGGCACCGAGGGCTGGCGCATACTCTTTGCCATTGGCGTTCTGCCAGCATTGCTGCTCATTTTGCTACGCCTGCGCGTCAAAGAATCAGAGGCCTGGCTGAGGGCTAAAGCTGAGGCAGCTCGTCACCACGAGGCGATTGGCAGCCTACGAGAACTATTCAGCACGCCATGGAAGACAGCTACCATGGTCGGCATTACCCTAGGATTTGCCGGTCAGCTCGGTGTGTGGGCCATCGGCACCTGGACACCTGAATTGATGCGACTAGTACTGGATAAGGTCCAACACGTAAGCGCCGCAGAGAAATCCCAAATCGTTGGTACCGGCCTCATTCTGAAGGATGTTGCCTCTCTCGTTGGCATCGCTCTGTTTACCTGGGGAGCGCAACGCTTTGGGCGCAGATCCGCATTCGCGGCGAGTTTTATCGCCTCTCTGATTGCCGTCATCATCTGCTTTGGCGGCATGAGCGAAACCACACATATTTGGTGGATGATGCCTCTACTCGGCTTAACAATTTGGTCCCCCTTAGCCGGGTATGCCTTATATTTTCCAGAGCTATTCCCGACCCGCCTAAGGTCCAGTGGCATTGGCCTTTGCTACAATAGCGCCCGCTATCTGACAGCAGCCGGTGTCCTGGGTATGGCACCGATCCTGTCGTCATTGGCTGCCTATGGTGTCGCCGAG
The Deltaproteobacteria bacterium DNA segment above includes these coding regions:
- a CDS encoding serine protein kinase RIO; amino-acid sequence: MKTPNQLIPLIHANLIDEVVGQLQSGKEAAVYVVLANGAYCCAKVYKEANNRTFKQKTQYTEGRRVRGSRQARAMEKNSRYGREERESEWQNKEVEALGALSNAGVLVPKVYAYYEGVLLLEMILDDEGDPAPRLNDVVTTRDQALEYHQTLMRQIVMMLCAGLVHGDLSEFNVLKSSKGLVIIDFPQVVQATANNAFAILQRDIKQVTHYCGRFAPEVLKTDYAREIWQLYQNGKLRPDSPITGKFAQSSKPINIGAILDEIDDAREDALKNHRSKQS
- a CDS encoding TrmH family RNA methyltransferase, which codes for MARGRAWKPKVIASEQNDTFKSLLKLLSSRGIQDQGQALIAGDKIIPEVAAHHPAAVRAWITPEGWEAPPLDVAWICLAPKLFEALNQFGTHSPLLVVGVPEMPLWSDNSQWPPGCSLFLALQNPDNLGAIVRSGVAFGVRRFVLLKEAAHPFHPKSMRAAGTGLLKATFERGPSIRELNVTGAPLFVLDAGGMPLEKMSFPERFALLPGVEGPGVPGHLALGQRISISMQPGVESLNATIATAIALYEWRRSMP
- a CDS encoding Hsp70 family protein — protein: MESTLPRCYAIDFGTSNSLLAAADGDKVIPPISLDPAANDPTVLKSVLYTPTAGQWYFGAEAVNQYGIHQAEGRLFRSLKKYLPDPGFSGTHVHSRYYNLPELISVFLRELRERANAFFEQDVTSVILGRPAVFASEGDKDQLAEKRLTTAAQLAGFKEVFYCPEPVAAAYEFRHQLDRKRLVLIADFGGGTSDFTVLHMDRHRFKDSDILATHGISIAGDRFDGAIMKHMIAPHFGSEVVYRMPMGSNDLHLPRQLINKMCSAADISFLSRGDILNLLKEAQKWSITPVNAQRMDRLFVLIEEHLGYKLFRSIEQSKIDLSGNDSAVFNFDYPGIGLEEELEGSHFRSVSSDIVGQIITALDETLHLAGVKAADIEIVCCTGGTAKIPELRSELERRFGSQALRQHRHFHSVVGGLAERAVALGI
- a CDS encoding heme-binding protein, whose translation is MSKIEEPKYEVVRDYGAFELRRYQPTIVAETVVDGEFDSSSSVGFRRLANYIFGGNKSKVSMEMTAPVTAAAGHSTSEKISMTAPVSQVASGTGKWTISFTMPSSYTMATLPEPLDPAVQLRQIPGATYAALRFSGLNSATLVEEKTESLRSLAAKENVKLQDRVIYARYNPPWKPWFLRRNEILIETQ
- a CDS encoding glycosyltransferase codes for the protein MPVVTVVVSTKNEEANLRSCLESIKNQKFRDFELVVVDNNSRDRTKEIALEFTPNVYNVGPERSAQRNYGIRSGSGSFALYLDADMTLAPNVLETCVAMMDKDPSLVGLYIPEKVIGHGFWIKVRRFERSFYDGTVIDAVRFVRRKDFDAIGGFDESLTGTEDWDIDIRMRNHGPVAVAPCELYHNEGHFDLPGYLKKKSYYAKSFDAYVNKWGRDHSTIRKQLGFNYRYLVVYAENGKIWQLLAHPVLTAAMYLLRFCIGVLYVTRRHSKEITNGIG
- a CDS encoding MFS transporter codes for the protein MSLIKGLTGLTKEQRWGLIVACLGWMFDTFDQRLFILARTPAMASLLAPTAGPLAVAQAGTSMTALFIAGWATGGVICGIYGDKLGRVRTMGLTIAVYSLFTGLSGVATSVWDFGLYRFLTGLGVGGEFAAGAALIAEILPAAKRPYALGLMQGTAMVGTLLGTIASLIFEASTRYGGTEGWRILFAIGVLPALLLILLRLRVKESEAWLRAKAEAARHHEAIGSLRELFSTPWKTATMVGITLGFAGQLGVWAIGTWTPELMRLVLDKVQHVSAAEKSQIVGTGLILKDVASLVGIALFTWGAQRFGRRSAFAASFIASLIAVIICFGGMSETTHIWWMMPLLGLTIWSPLAGYALYFPELFPTRLRSSGIGLCYNSARYLTAAGVLGMAPILSSLAAYGVAEPLRLTAIALSFVYIMGLVALRWAPETAHRPLPN